From Drosophila yakuba strain Tai18E2 chromosome 2L, Prin_Dyak_Tai18E2_2.1, whole genome shotgun sequence, one genomic window encodes:
- the LOC6526589 gene encoding probable NADH dehydrogenase [ubiquinone] 1 alpha subcomplex subunit 12, whose amino-acid sequence MAKFLGINRLSKLFQIVREAGGLKQAYLKLYRNDDLKIGTLVGIDKYGNKYFENPYYFYGRNRWIEFAPHVNMDYDGSMIPAEWYGWMHYKTDLPPIRDGCRPKHKWIADHSENLSGTKEAYYPYSTTPNKVEAWDPKAKKQ is encoded by the exons ATGGCAAAGTTCTTGGGCATCAACCGGCTGAGCAAGCTGTTCCAGATCGTCCGCGAAGCCGGGGGACTGAAGCAAGCGTACCTGAAGCTGTATAG GAACGATGATCTGAAGATCGGAACACTGGTGGGCATCGACAAGTACGGCAACAAGTACTTCGAGAACCCGTACTACTTCTACGGCCGCAACCGCTGGATCGAGTTCGCCCCCCATGTCAACATGGACTACGATGGCTCCATGATTCCCGCCGAGTGGTACGGCTGGATGCACTACAAG ACCGATCTGCCTCCCATTCGCGATGGATGCCGACCCAAGCACAAGTGGATCGCGGACCACAGCGAGAATCTTTCCGGCACCAAGG AGGCCTACTACCCCTACTCCACAACACCCAACAAAGTGGAGGCCTGGGATCCCAAGGCGAAGAAACAGTAG
- the LOC6526590 gene encoding actin-related protein 2/3 complex subunit 5: MAKNTSSNAFRKIDVDQYNEDNFREDDGVDSAAAGPDESEITTLLTQGKSVEALLSALQNAPLRCKNQNVKDHALNITLRVLLSIKSTQMDQAIDTLDQNDLIDVLMKYIYRGFEIPSEGSSGHLLQWHEKAFAKGGVGCIVRVLSDTNRA; encoded by the exons ATGGCCAAGAACACGTCCAGCAATGCGTTCCGCAAGATCGATGTGGACCAGTACAACGAGGACAACTTCCGGGAGGATGACGGCGTGGACAGCGCGGCGGCGGGCCCGGATGAGAGCGAGATTACGACGCTGCTGACGCAGGGAAAATCCGTGGAGGCTCTGCTAAGTGCGCTGCAGAATGCCCCGCTGCGCTGCAAGAACCAGAATGTGAAG GACCACGCCCTGAACATCACGCTGCGGGTGCTGCTGTCCATCAAGTCCACGCAAATGGACCAGGCCATCGACACCTTGGACCAGAACGACCTGATAGACGTGCTGATGAAGTACATCTATAGGGGCTTCGAAATCCCCTCGGAGGGTTCCAGTGGCCACCTGCTGCAGTGGCACGAGAAGGCCTTCGCCAAGGGAGGAGTGGGCTGCATTGTCCGGGTGTTGTCCGACACAAATCGCGCCTAG
- the LOC6526591 gene encoding dynamin-1-like protein isoform X2 has protein sequence MATQFQSLLNSYGEDVSDKSQTLLQIITKFSSAYCCTIEGTARNIETTELCGGARMGYIFHETFGRTLDSIHPLAGLSKMDILTAIRNATGPRPALFVPEVSFELLVKRQIRRLEEPSLRCVELIHEEMQRIVQHCGNEVQQEMLRFPKLHEKIVDVVTQLLRRRLPHTNVMVENIVAIELAYINTKHPDFHKDAALVPSLLKTDSDPYSQINLGQRRANTPRNHMSPQISSQSAGSQQPQQPPQPNNPQQQYSQVHEQNHVGENSTSSMASTWLSNILPPAPTRPDSIENSTNNTPVHNNIVSPVKPVNLLPDVPANHNPRRLTDKEQKDCDVIEHLIKSYFYIVRKSIQDSVPKAIMHFLVNYVKDNLQSELVTHLYKSDKAETLLNESDHIAVRRKEAADMLKALTRANHIISEIRETHMW, from the exons ATGGCCACGCAATTCCAATCGCTGCTGAACTCCTATGGCGAGGATGTCTCCGACAAGAGCCAGACGCTGCTGCAGATCATCACGAAGTTCTCCAGCGCCTACTGCTGCACCATCGAGGGCACGGCCAGGAATATCGAGACCACCGAGCTGTGCGGCGGTGCCCGGATGGGCTACATTTTCCACGAGACCTTTGGCCGCACACTGGACTCCATTCACCCGCTGGCGGGTCTCAGCAAAATGGACATACTCACAGCCATCCGAAACGCCACCGGTCCACGCCCGGCTCTCTTCGTTCCGGAGGTCTCGTTTGAGCTGCTGGTAAAGCGCCAGATTCGCCGCCTGGAGGAGCCTTCCCTGCGTTGCGTGGAACTCATTCACGAGGAGATGCAGCGCATTGTTCAGCATTGTGGCAACGAAGTGCAGCAGGAGATGTTGCG CTTCCCCAAACTGCACGAGAAGATTGTGGACGTGGTCACCCAGCTGCTGCGTCGCCGTCTGCCGCACACCAATGTAATGGTGGAGAACATTGTGGCCATCGAGCTGGCCTACATCAACACCAAGCACCCCGATTTCCACAAGGATGCCGCCTTGGTGCCCAGCCTGCTGAAAACGGACAGCGATCCCTACTCACAGATAAATCTGGGCCAGCGGCGGGCCAACACACCCCGCAACCACATGTCGCCTCAGATTTCATCCCAAAGTGCAGGCTcacagcagccgcaacagccGCCGCAGCCTAACAACCCACAGCAGCAATATAGTCAAGTGCATGAGCAG AACCACGTCGGCGAGAACTCGACGTCCTCGATGGCCAGCACTTGGCTGTCGAACATTTTGCCACCGGCACCAACGCGTCCGGACAGCATTGAGAACTCGACTAACAACACGCCGGTTCACAATAACATCGTGAGTCCAGTGAAGCCGGTCAATCTGCTGCCCGATGTGCCGGCCAACCACAATCCACGTCGCCTGACTGACAAGGAGCAGAAAGATTGCGATGTCATCG AACACCTGATCAAATCGTATTTCTACATTGTGCGCAAATCCATACAGGACTCGGTACCAAAGGCCATCATGCATTTTTTGGTTAACTATGTTAAGGACAACTTGCAGAGCGAGCTGGTTACCCATCTGTATAAATCGGATAAGGCTGAAACGCTGCTCAACGAGTCCGATCACATTGCAGTGCGCCGAAAAGAGGCAGCTGACATGTTGAAG GCGCTGACGCGGGCGAATCACATCATTAGCGAAATCCGCGAGACTCACATGTGGTAG
- the LOC6526591 gene encoding dynamin-1-like protein isoform X1 translates to MEALIPVINKLQDVFNTVGSDSIQLPQIVVLGSQSSGKSSVIESVVGRSFLPRGTGIVTRRPLVLQLIYSPLDDRENRSAENGTSNAEEWGRFLHSKKCFTDFDDIRKEIENETERAAGNNKGICPEPINLKIFSTHVVNLTLVDLPGITKVPVGDQPEDIEAQIKDLVLKYIENPNSIILAVTAANTDMATSEALKLAKDVDPDGRRTLAVVTKLDLMDAGTDAIDILCGRVIPVKLGIIGVMNRSQKDIMDQKHIDDQMKDEAAFLQRKYPTLATRNGTPYLAKTLNRLLMHHIRDCLPDLKTRVNIMATQFQSLLNSYGEDVSDKSQTLLQIITKFSSAYCCTIEGTARNIETTELCGGARMGYIFHETFGRTLDSIHPLAGLSKMDILTAIRNATGPRPALFVPEVSFELLVKRQIRRLEEPSLRCVELIHEEMQRIVQHCGNEVQQEMLRFPKLHEKIVDVVTQLLRRRLPHTNVMVENIVAIELAYINTKHPDFHKDAALVPSLLKTDSDPYSQINLGQRRANTPRNHMSPQISSQSAGSQQPQQPPQPNNPQQQYSQVHEQNHVGENSTSSMASTWLSNILPPAPTRPDSIENSTNNTPVHNNIVSPVKPVNLLPDVPANHNPRRLTDKEQKDCDVIEHLIKSYFYIVRKSIQDSVPKAIMHFLVNYVKDNLQSELVTHLYKSDKAETLLNESDHIAVRRKEAADMLKALTRANHIISEIRETHMW, encoded by the exons atGGAGGCCCTAATCCCGGTCATCAACAAGCTGCAGGACGTCTTCAACACAGTGGGCTCCGACTCAATTCAATTGCCCCAAATTGTTGTTCTCGGCAGTCAG AGCTCCGGCAAGAGTTCGGTGATTGAGAGCGTGGTGGGACGATCCTTTCTGCCCCGTGGCACTGGCATTGTGACCCGTCGCCCATTGGTGCTCCAGCTGATCTACAGCCCACTCGACGATCGCGAGAATCGCTCGGCGGAAAATG GTACGTCCAATGCCGAGGAGTGGGGCCGCTTCCTGCACTCGAAAAAGTGCTTCACGGACTTTGACGACATCCGCAAGGAGATCGAGAACGAAACGGAGCGGGCGGCGGGCAACAACAAGGGCATCTGCCCGGAGCCCATCAACCTGAAGATATTCTCCACGCACGTGGTCAACCTAACGCTGGTGGATCTGCCCGGCATCACCAAGGTGCCGGTGGGCGATCAGCCGGAGGATATCGAGGCGCAGATCAAAGACTTGGTGCTCAAGTACATTGAGAACCCCAACTCCATCATTTTGGCTGTGACCGCCGCCAACACGGACATGGCCACCAGTGAGGCACTGAAGCTGGCCAAGGACGTGGACCCCGATGGCCGACGCACCCTAGCCGTGGTCACGAAACTGGATCTCATGGACGCCGGCACTGATGCCATCGACATCCTGTGCGGCCGGGTCATTCCCGTCAAGCTGGGCATCATCGGCGTGATGAATCGCTCGCAAAAGGACATCATGGAccaaaagcacatcgacgaTCAGATGAAGGACGAGGCGGCCTTCCTGCAGCGCAAGTATCCCACACTGGCCACCCGGAACGGCACACCCTACTTGGCCAAGACCCTCAACCGGCTCCTGATGCACCACATCCGGGACTGCCTGCCAGATCTTAAG ACTCGCGTCAACATCATGGCCACGCAATTCCAATCGCTGCTGAACTCCTATGGCGAGGATGTCTCCGACAAGAGCCAGACGCTGCTGCAGATCATCACGAAGTTCTCCAGCGCCTACTGCTGCACCATCGAGGGCACGGCCAGGAATATCGAGACCACCGAGCTGTGCGGCGGTGCCCGGATGGGCTACATTTTCCACGAGACCTTTGGCCGCACACTGGACTCCATTCACCCGCTGGCGGGTCTCAGCAAAATGGACATACTCACAGCCATCCGAAACGCCACCGGTCCACGCCCGGCTCTCTTCGTTCCGGAGGTCTCGTTTGAGCTGCTGGTAAAGCGCCAGATTCGCCGCCTGGAGGAGCCTTCCCTGCGTTGCGTGGAACTCATTCACGAGGAGATGCAGCGCATTGTTCAGCATTGTGGCAACGAAGTGCAGCAGGAGATGTTGCG CTTCCCCAAACTGCACGAGAAGATTGTGGACGTGGTCACCCAGCTGCTGCGTCGCCGTCTGCCGCACACCAATGTAATGGTGGAGAACATTGTGGCCATCGAGCTGGCCTACATCAACACCAAGCACCCCGATTTCCACAAGGATGCCGCCTTGGTGCCCAGCCTGCTGAAAACGGACAGCGATCCCTACTCACAGATAAATCTGGGCCAGCGGCGGGCCAACACACCCCGCAACCACATGTCGCCTCAGATTTCATCCCAAAGTGCAGGCTcacagcagccgcaacagccGCCGCAGCCTAACAACCCACAGCAGCAATATAGTCAAGTGCATGAGCAG AACCACGTCGGCGAGAACTCGACGTCCTCGATGGCCAGCACTTGGCTGTCGAACATTTTGCCACCGGCACCAACGCGTCCGGACAGCATTGAGAACTCGACTAACAACACGCCGGTTCACAATAACATCGTGAGTCCAGTGAAGCCGGTCAATCTGCTGCCCGATGTGCCGGCCAACCACAATCCACGTCGCCTGACTGACAAGGAGCAGAAAGATTGCGATGTCATCG AACACCTGATCAAATCGTATTTCTACATTGTGCGCAAATCCATACAGGACTCGGTACCAAAGGCCATCATGCATTTTTTGGTTAACTATGTTAAGGACAACTTGCAGAGCGAGCTGGTTACCCATCTGTATAAATCGGATAAGGCTGAAACGCTGCTCAACGAGTCCGATCACATTGCAGTGCGCCGAAAAGAGGCAGCTGACATGTTGAAG GCGCTGACGCGGGCGAATCACATCATTAGCGAAATCCGCGAGACTCACATGTGGTAG
- the LOC6526592 gene encoding uncharacterized protein LOC6526592 — MRKLQILSLLCLVASITLGTSYAYPRAKTSYVNDFVFPTDEVDVIRPWHQYTNARDLKLAKCSDFRGEDSSGSARLIFISYGKVEDPLQSLQKVLNGELNLPELVDSLKVVSRGKNRLVFELPSALDALFTLNSYCNLYHDRNDSNYEIINVEK; from the exons ATGAGGAAACTGCAAATATTGAGTTTACTGTGCCTGGTGGCCTCTATAACCCTTGGCACTTCTTACGCTT ATCCCAGGGCAAAGACCTCGTATGTAAATGACTTTGTCTTTCCCACCGATGAGGTGGACGTCATTCGCCCTTGGCATCAGTACACAAATGCGAGAGACTTGAAATTGGCCAAATGCAGTGACTTTCGTGGGGAAGACTCCTCTGGCAGTGCTCGTCTGATCTTCATCAGCTACGGGAAAGTGGAGGATCCTCTGCAGAGCCTACAAAAGGTGCTAAATGGTGAACTCAATCTACCGGAACTTGTGGATAGCCTAAAAGTAGTGAGCCGTGGGAAAAACCGCTTGGTTTTCGAGCTGCCAAGCGCTCTGGATGCTCTTTTCACACTGAATAGTTACTGCAATTTATATCACGATCGTAACGATTCCAACTATGAAATCATCAACGTTGAGAAATGA